From the genome of Chaetodon trifascialis isolate fChaTrf1 chromosome 4, fChaTrf1.hap1, whole genome shotgun sequence:
CGAGGATCAAGAAATGTGGTGGGAGCCAGGACGTGGTTGTTGATGTCACCAAAATTCATCTTACATTTTGACAGTAATTTCTGGGCGACatcattgtttctcttttcttctctaaGACTGTCCATGAGTTTCTTCAGCAGCGGCAGCATGGCCGAAATGGTCTGGAATCCTCCTTTCATCGAGGACGTGGCGTTCATCAGAGGCGTCAGAGCCGATATGAtcttgttgattttatttttctcgtTTTCATTTAGAAGTAAATCTGTCTTCCCTCTCTTGTCCAGCACCATCACCATGGCCTCGTACTGCTGCATCAGTCGTTGTAGCATCTGCAGCCAAGGCAGCCATCGGTCCCCCGAGTACATGATCAGCTCGTCTTGTTCCATATCCAGCCTCTCTTGAATCTCTCTGAGCTTTCTCTCAACTTCAGAATCATTCTGAAAGAATCTGATGATGTTCTGACACTTTCTGAGAACATCCAACAGCTCCCCATCACTCATCAGATCCCGAAACACCACGTTCAAGGTGTCAGCGAAACAAGGCATGTGGGtccattttgttttaatgtttttcagctgCGGCATGCCGGCTCTGATGACCGTGTGGACCTTGTCTTTCACACACCAAGACTCCATGACAGCCAAGAGCTGCTTTTGAATGTTGGCTGCAGAGTCGTCTCCAAAGAGGCTGGCAGTCCGGAGCATGTAGGACTTGAGATTCCCATGGATGTCCACAAAATGGCAAGCCACCGTCAGATAGGGGTCTTCAGCTCTTGAAGACCACAACTCACATGTCAgcacaacatcagcagcagaggccaagacTGATCTcagcttcttttcctcttcactgtAGATGCTGAGAAGCTGTGAGCGTATCACAGATTTGGTAGGAATTTGAAGAGACGGATTTAGTGCTTTTACAAAATCTAGAAAGTTAGTGTCTTCTGTACTTTCCAACGGCTGCAGGGTCGATACGATCATCTTCAACAGGCGTCTTTTAGTTGTCAGTATTTCCCGATGCTCAGCTGTGGAAGGAAACAGATCAGATTTTTAAAGGGTCATCTTTTATAACATGCTGTGCCCATGCAGTGATACCGCCAGAGGTGCGACTTCCCGCCTCAGGGACACTGAAGCAGGGACACTATGTGAAACTGTAATTAGCAGAAGATCACGTCAGAACGCCCGAACTAAAGGCTCAAACATGCTTCCTCAGGCTGGGACATTCGTCTGTTTCTGGCATCACAACAGGCAGCTGGATCTATCAATCAGTGACATCCACAAACGTGATGTCAGATGACGCATTGAGACTGGGGACGAGCGTGAAGACATTTGAGGACCAAAGATGTTAATTCCAGTTTAAGAGCTTCAATCTGCTTCAAACAAAGTAGTTGGTACAAGCTGTGGTCCTACCACAGCACCTTCCAGACCACGTTCTGCGAGGGAAGACCTGTTAGCCACTGCTGCTACTTTGCTTTTGCTAACAGTGCTAACAGGATGTAAGTGACCTTTCAACTCACGGAAGAGAGTCGACTTgaagtgagaaaatgtgctCTGGGTTATGCGTAAAGAGTGAAATGCGAGCTTTTTTGTGGCTGTACTGACTGAAAGAGAACTTGACTATGGCAAGCCACTGGGTTCAAACATGTGAAGTAATGCTTCAATGCCATTGGCTGGTAATGCAGAGGTCAACACCTTGTGTACTCCTGTGTTACCACGAAGTCGGTCCAGTGATCGGCGTATCAGATCACATGCTCTTACCTGGTCATGTAGACTCGCTTTCATAGTTATGAAGGTACTAATCTGTCGTCTGACTGTGGGAGGTGACCTCCCTTAGCGGACAAAGAGCTCTCTGTCGGTCTCTTCACCCGTTCGCACACTGATGGCGACAGAGCTGCCGTACGAGGCGCTGGGCGGATGGGTCGGGTTCAGGTTCATGGCAGAGCTGCATCCAGCAGAGCTTACAGCAGGTAAATCTGATTGTTTCAGACAAAGAAACACCAAGAACCTGACTGTTTGgccttttccctccatcttcaAACAGGCAGCGGTTATATGGAACCCTTTGATGACGGCGTGCACATGAACACCTGCTGAACCTCGTGGCTTGCCATAGCTGACTGACACGCAGCTGAAACAAAACTCAGAAAGccttattttttaatatttaaatgtcCTCCACAGACGGACATGGGCACGTCCTCAAATGACTCGTTTTCTCAGTATCACGCCAGAGTCTGTAATTCTTCCGTCCCACACACCCAGCGATGGACGTGAAGTCCGTCTTTGAAGTAATTGTACtttactgcagctcagagggaaatattgtactttacTTCACAGCAGTCAGATTTACACACTGAGcagaagaaagcaaaaacagacaaGATTATAATGAAATCTAAAGAAAATATGGTGATTCTATCTAAATGAGCTGAAACAAGCAGTCCATTCATCAAATGATCGgtcatctgttgttttaatggtttcattgatctctgctgtggaatcacttgatgtttgatcttctcacatgtttgattggctgcttttcctctcagtgatcTGACTGTGTCTGTAATCACGgggagctttggaccaaacaaacatggtggagGCGTCACGTTGGGCTCAtcgtgaccacatttctcactgttttcacaaagtttccaaacCAATCAatcgatggaggaaatgatcagctgattgatccagaatgaaaagaatcattagtttaaaatgagctccaacaggaacgtcctgctgagacaagaggacaacagacactggagacacaatgatctacagagacaagaggacaacagacactggagacacaatgatctacagagacaagaggacaacagacactggggacactttactgcactcGGTACTTTTACTCTGAATACTTTAAGTACACTCTCCTGATTATACTTCAATACTTTCACTGACAGAGCATTTTCACTGTTGGGCTTACGCTTGTGAcagcagtatttttactttgataTTACTACTTTTGCTTAAGGTTCTGAGTACTTTGTCCACCACTGCACACAACTCTGTGGTGGCCAAGTCTCAGCCGCCGTCCTCCGACAGGTGAGGACGGCCGGTGTTCCTGTCCAGCTGAGTGAATGACTGCAGGCTGGACAGCTTCGCTCGGTCATTGGCTGCCTCTCGTTTGCCGTTTTGACCAACGTTGTAAACTACAGACGGTGGTGAGATTTAAAGACAGCTTAGGAATCAGATTTCTGAAGTGTCTCCGCCTGTTCAAACAGCACGCTGACATGTCGCTGCTCGTTCTGCTGAATGAGACCAGCTTAGTGTGAGAAACAGACTTTTGGTGCAGTTTTCCACCAGTGGCAGTAACGATGTGGACCTGATGGTCCAGCTGTCAGTCTCACGTGGTCCTGACTTTGTTACCTCATCCTGAACTCCATCGTATCCACGGGAACATAATCCTCAGGACTAAAAGGAGCGAGTGAGTACACCAGTGACTGATTTACGCACAGCGGACTGACTTTTCAGGAAGTGAGGACGTTGGTTATGTTGGGTGTGACTGCGGCGCCTGTTCGACACACTCAGTTTCATGAAGTTACATCAGTGAATAAGACGTGTTCGTTACCTCTTCCCTGCCTGATCTGGTCCCGTCTCGTTGTCCGGTGGCCGTTTGCTGGATGCTCTCTGGCCTGCATGTTGGTTCTTGTTCTGTCTGATCAGGATGGACACGAGTCCCGTCAGTAAACAGAAATCCAGCTTTAAATGTACCTTAACCCCTTCAATGGCACAGTGTTGTCAGCTTTTCATGAAGAGATACTTACATTGAGCTCTTGCTGGCATCATTTTTAGAGGCGACTGGAAAACAGCGTTGGTCGTGAAGGCGGCTTCCCGTCTGCTGAAGtttcatctgctctgctctgattgcTGAACGTCATCTTACCACCTGGGCGGAGTTtggaaactgaagaaatgaggaaacaaaagTGAAACTGTTCAGTCCTTCATGTCTGAGACTTTGTGCCTTTAATGTACGATTCTTCATCCTGACGTATAAAACATTAACATACCTGTATGAGGTGTCCtgtttgcagctgtttgcagctgtAGAGCTGTCCTGACCTGACTGCTGATGAATATTAAACCTACGTGACGCCTTCAGGGTCCCTTTCCTGTGAAATGAAAGGAATGAACACGTTCTATGAGCGGCACGTCTCTTGTGCATTGTGGGAGCATTCATAGTGGACTCTGATGCATCCGTGCTGCCGGCAGATCACCTGCGGCTGATCCTGATCACCTGATCCTGAAAAAGCTGCTTTATAGAGGCCTGTTGAAAATACAGATCTAGTTAGATCTGAGTCAATATTgaattcatttctgtctgtgattCACTGCCACAGAAATGATCCGAGCACACAGGTTTGATGCTGGTGTTCAGCTGACCTCAGTGTGGTCAAACTTTGGTAAAAGAAGCTGATCTAACACTTAACTGTTTATGTACCCTCAGGGACACCATATTTCACACAACACTTCCTGAACGAATGATACTCAGCTCACTTCTGTGAAGCTGTTATTACATTATGATTCTTCCTCTcaggtgtgtttcagtgcaTGTGAGGACATGCAGCAGTCAGGCCGTAGTGATCAGAGCACACCAGCAGGGGTCAGTGTGGCGCCGGTTGCTGATATCACAGCTGTGTTTGCGAGGTGTGATGGCAGACTCAGGAGCGTGTTGTTGGAGTCCACCCGGATGAGAGGCTGaatgctgctggtgtttgtccAGGAGCACCCCCTCCCTCAGCCGGTCCCACCAAGAAGCTCAGTCTGGTCCTAGTCCAGGTTTAGGTGGAGCCTTTGCATCCACCCTGAGACACAGGACGATTCTCTGGGGTTCAGATCAAGCAAGCGAATCAGTCGCTTGTTTTCAAACACTACTTCATTCAGTAGTTTTAACTTGTAATCTTTGCAGTATTACATTGATCGACCCTTGGTGACTGAAGGAAGTGGTTTTTTTAGATCTGCAAAACCAGATCAACCAGTGTGAGGGGCTGAGGGAGGGTGAGTTAATCTGACAGACTGTGCAGACAACCAGCCAATCGCAGTGCAGCTGTCCTGTGGCGAAGGAGCTTTGATCAGTCAGGTGatgtctggaggaggaggagcttccTGTCACGAAGGTGTCAGCAGACTGTAGCAggtttcatgtgttttactgAGATAATTGAATTAGTTCGTGAGGTCCAGACACATTCCTGCCTGCTCGAGAAGAAATACAACATTGAAATGATGAACTGATGAGGACGTCATGAAGGAGCTCTGTGGAAACATGAAACCACACGACaatatgtgttcatattgtctgcATTAAAACGAACTGAGTGCTTTGACACGAATACCTGAAGGCGTGGCTCATGGCGGTGTGTGTGGTGCACCTGTGGCCGccttcattcagtcatttcagaagAAGCAGGAATAACGTGAGCGGCTGTTTTATTGATCATTCAGGCCTTTCGTCTGACACTGGTTTGATGGTGCATGCTGTTGGGAAACAGGGTGGCACTGGATGGGAACACTGGTGGGAGCCGGATGGTGCAGTGCCTCCATGTGGGGGGGGGGCCAGTGGGCCATCAGTGTCCATCAGGACACCTGTCCTACACACATCAGCTCATCCCAGGGATGGAGCGATTACAGATGCTTGTTGTAGTGACTTACCTGAGCATGTTGCAGGTGTGACCACGCCCCCTTCACAGGGGTCTTGGTGCTCGTCCTTTGAGGCTCTGATGGTCTTCTTGTGGTTCTGTCCAGCCAGCCTGAACGCTTCCACCAACAACCACAGCTTTCACACTGAAGTAATGCAGTACAAAGTACTGAAAGGTAGTGACCTCTAAGTATAGAGTACCTCAAAATTATACTTCAGAACGGTAAGTTGAGATTTGAAGCCAGCTGATTGGTTCTGGCTCTAAACTCTACAAAAGCTCCTCCTGTATTAATACAACATGCATAAAGTGTACCAAGaagatctgattggctgacaggaCCTGCTGTCTGGgctgtctgattggctgatgggaCCTGCTTTCTGaactctctgattggctgatgggaCCTGCTGTCtgagctctctgattggctgatgggaCCTGCTTTCtgagctctctgattggctgatgggaCCTGCTTTCtgagctctctgattggctgatgggaCCTGCTTTCtgagctctctgattggctgatgggaCCTGCTTTCTGGGCTGTTTGCCAAACACAACTGGCCTCCAACCAAAAAGTGTGGCAGCTCTccagcaaacagaaaacaccagCTGACCTCATAATGAGATAATCATGACAATATGTGAAAGTGGTGAGAGCTGCCAGcgtcttcttctgtgtttgactCACAGCTCTGATGAAACATCGTACAGTGAGAACATGTCGAGCTGACAGGAAGAAATGACCAATCAGATCATGTAAGTGTGTTTCATGACACAAAGTCAGgctgaaacactgtgtgtgtgtgtgtgtgtgtgtgtgtgtgtgtgtgtgtgtgtgtgtgtgtgtgtgtgtgtgtgtgtgtgtgtgtgtgtcagtagatgagacaaaagtagaaaaatcatttttggtggaacatttttttattggtgaagttACCAAACACAGATTCATACACGTCtttacattttctctctgaaattcaataaatgtatttctaagttttatttttcctgctcatgcagtgcagaaaaaaatgtcctgAAGAGGCCcaatgacctctgaccccttgTTAGCTCTTAGCCAAACAGATAAATGCATTCTTTAGAAGGACTTTATAAGCATCCAATAAGAAAATATAGAAAACAGACTGGTCATCTTTCAGAGAAACGCAGACATTTGGatagaaaaacattttcctctcaggATGATTGAGCTTCAGAGACTGTAAACCAGAGACAGCAGGGAGGTCTCACTCCCACTCACAAAACCGACATCTGAACTTTTTGCTGTagttttttcttccttcagcTTCTTTAACGTTTCTTACGCCACGAAACACAGATTCCATCCACACGAAGATCAACGAAGAAAAGGATGATGAACCGGAAAACCCAGGGAGCCTTTCATCTGCCAACAGAACCAGAACGCAGAGGACTACGAGGACCAGAATGCATTGTGATGCAAGCAGGAACATAAAGGAGGAAAACCAcaacaacagtaacaacaacaacaacaacaacaacaacaatctgaCTGACTCCTTCGTATCTCTGCTGATGAATTCTTTTCATATgaattttctttctctttttttgaaacagaaaatggcacaaattgaaaataaaaccttgAACTCTCTTTTTGTACTGACgaggaaatgaaatgtcagttcGTCTCGTTCTCCGCAGGAGTCCAGGCGCTacatcctgtctgtcctccatcacAGTGCGTTTGTTATATATACTGCATTTCCCAGCATGCCCCTGCTCGTccacacacaaggacacactcCCCCTCCgtcagcagagatggaggggtggtatgaagagatgaagagaaaagaaatgtctTCTTGGTGTCTCACGGTGTCGCTGTTTCCCCAGAAAACAAGTCAGTCACTAAAAATTCAGCACCAGTGGGAAAAAGGCCATTTTTGATTGGTTCACTTTTGTTTTGCGCATAACATtcgtttttatttttatgacaaaatgacacgatttagaaaaaaaagttttgactACCCCCCAACCCCTAAAGTGGGCGGGGCCATAGTGACCCCTGTAGACCTCAAATACAAAAGTTTAATAATAGTCTTTGGCAAATTTACAGAAATGAAAGACGTCAACTTCTGAAGGGCAGGAGGACGgtgagagacaaaaagactCTCGTCTGATTATTAATTTTATATTCAAGACTGACGATGATCACAGTCACAGAAATGAGCCACGACATCCAAAACTATTGGTCTGCTGATCAGACGCTTTGACTCAGGCTGAAAAGTTTATCCTGTTTTACCGCAAAACTGTTGTCCCCACTGTTTAAAGCTACGTTAGCTCGTTCCAACAGTCCGTGAAGCTACGTTAGCTCATCCCCACTGTTTAAAGCTACGTTAGCTCGTTCCAACAGTCCGTGAAGCTACGTTAGCTCATTCCCACCGTTTGAAGCTACGTTAGCTTGTCCCCACTGTCTGAAGCTACGTTAGCTTGTCTCCACCGTCTGAAGCTACATTAGCAACCCCGAAAGgggggtatagaaaatggatggatggatttattgattgattatttttGTAGTCCTTCTTCTGTCAAAAAGACACTGAGATGAAATTGTAAGACTTTCATTCTGGTCAGCTGTGAGCCGACCAATCAGAGAGAGTTTAGAACCAATTTGACCAGTTACAGTTTGAATCACGACTCAGCTGTTCAGTCTGTTTAAGTCCGACTGATGGACTGATTTTGTTGGATGGTTTTAATTTGACAGCTTCTTGAACAGCCGGCATGTTTTTAGCTTAAAATCAGACCAATGAGGGCTGAGCAGAGGCGCCGTCCTCCGTCACGAAGGtttgactttgacctgctgTGCGTCTCAGAGGCTCACCTGAATGTCACCTGTGTGATTTCTGTGACTGTGATCGTCTGGCAGGTAAACGGATGTTCGCTGCTGAACgcagctctgactgcagctgaaagccTCTGCAGGACGCTCAGTGCGGCGGACACTTCGGTCGtttctgctggtgttggtgcaGACGACGTTCTGCCTGTTGACCGTCAGCCCGATGAGTTCAGTCTGACTCAGCTGACGTGTCTCTGCCTGACAGCGTCCGGGCTCCGCTGGCTGCCATGTTTCAGACCCCTGAGGTCGGCGATGTGAACGTCAGTGATGGGCTGCTGAACGCTGCTCAGTCTGTGTAATCCCTCACAGTGACGCATCCTGACTGATCTCAGATCAAATCAGCAGCGTAACAGAAATCAATGCAGactttttctgtttgctgtgaTGGAACTCAGATTAAAACTCAGAAATCGACGTACGAGTCAGATTTTGATCTAATATCTACAGTCTCACTAAAGATTCAGGTGCACACAAGCCGATAATTTGTCTGTACAATGTGAAATAGTCATCGTTTGGTACTTGAACAGTTAAACTGCTCTAAACTTGTTTCTTCGTCAAATGAAAAACGCGTTTGTTCAGTCAGAAGCTAAACGACCTGTTTAACATGGGAGTCAGCGGAGTCTCCACCTCCATCACAGCGTCACAGACCGCCAACCAGCACTGACTCCAAATGCAGCTCCAGGCTCCTCCCACCGctgacctcagcctcctctgattggctgagctgcTGAGTGTCGGTCaggtggaggtcagaggtcagggagAGGGAGCTGGATTTGTTTCCCGCCTCAGGGCGGCTGGTCCTCCGCAGAGCGACAGGAGGACGGAGAtcgaagagaaagaagaggagcgggaggaggaggcgctatgaggaggcgaggaggaggccGAGCACCATGGCGGACAGCAGGGAGACGCGGGGCAGGGCGAGGCCGCAGCCGCCGGTGGTGTCGTCTGTCAGGAAAGGCTCCGGAGACTCGTACACCGAGTCatctgagagagggagggaagaggaacAGGTGAGGATCACACCTGGACGAGACCTGAGGGGACATACGACTCACATTTACTCCTGCCGTCCCCTCACACCTGCAGCGTCACCCTCAGAGCTCAGCGAGCTGcttcacacgctcacacacacactctcacacacacactcacactctcacacacacacacacactctcacacacactctcacacacacacacactcacacacactctcacacacacactctcacacacacactcacacactctcacacactctcacacacacacactcacacactcacacacacacacacacacacacactcacacacacacactcacactctcacacacacactcacacactctcacacactctcacacacacactcacacacacacacacacacacacacacacacacacacacacacacacacacacacacacacacacacactcacacacacacacacacacacacacacacacacacacacacacacacacacacacacacacacacacacacacacacacacacacacacacacactcacacacacacacatacactctcacacacacactcacacactctcacacactctcacacacacactcacacactcacacacacacacacacacactctcactcacactctcacacacactctcacacacacacacactcacacacacacacacacactctcacacacacactcacacacacactcacacactcacacacacacacacacacacactcacacacacactcacacacactcacacacacacacatacacacacacacacactctcacacactctcacacactcacacacacactcacacacacactcacactctcacacactctcacacacacacacacacacacacactctcacacacactcacacacactcacacacacacacactctcacacacactcacacacactctcacacacacactcacactctcacacactctcacacacacacacacactctcacacacactccacacacactctcacacactctcacacacacactcacactctcacacacacactcacactctcacacactctcacacacacacacacacacacacacactctcacacacactcacacacactcacacacacacacactctcacacacactcacacacactctcacacacacactcacactctcacacactctcacacacacacacacactctcacacacactcacacacactctcacacactctcacacacacactcacactctcacacacacactcacactctcacacacactctcacacacacactcacacacacacacacacacacacacacacacactcacactctcacacacactctcacacacactctcacacacacactcacactctcacacacactctcacacacactctcacacacacactcacactctcacacacactctcactcacactctcacacacactctcacacacacactcacacacacacacacacacacacacacacacacacacacacacacacacacacacacactcactcacacacacacactctcacacacacactcacactctcacacacactctcacacacactctcacacacacactcacactctcacacacactctcacacacacactcacactctcacacacactctcacacacactctcacacacacactcacactctcacacacactctcacacacactctcacacacacactcacactctcacacacactctcacacacactctcacacacactcacactctcacacacactctcacacacactctcacacacacactcacactctcacacacactctcacacacacactcacactctcacacacactctcacacacactctcacacacacactcacactctcacacacactctcacacacacactcacactctcacacacactctcacacacacactcacactctcacacacactctcacacacactctcacacacacactcacacacactcacacacacacacacactctccacacactctcacacacacacacagcactcacacacactcactcacacactctcacacactctcacacacacactcacactctcacacacacactcacactctcacacactctcacacactcacacacacacacacacactctcacacacactcacacacactcacacacacacacactctcacacacactca
Proteins encoded in this window:
- the LOC139330490 gene encoding E3 SUMO-protein ligase ZBED1-like; translated protein: MQAREHPANGHRTTRRDQIRQGRAEHREILTTKRRLLKMIVSTLQPLESTEDTNFLDFVKALNPSLQIPTKSVIRSQLLSIYSEEEKKLRSVLASAADVVLTCELWSSRAEDPYLTVACHFVDIHGNLKSYMLRTASLFGDDSAANIQKQLLAVMESWCVKDKVHTVIRAGMPQLKNIKTKWTHMPCFADTLNVVFRDLMSDGELLDVLRKCQNIIRFFQNDSEVERKLREIQERLDMEQDELIMYSGDRWLPWLQMLQRLMQQYEAMVMVLDKRGKTDLLLNENEKNKINKIISALTPLMNATSSMKGGFQTISAMLPLLKKLMDSLREEKRNNDVAQKLLSKCKMNFGDINNHVLAPTTFLDPRFKNQLGDQNKKQAMDQIKKKLAAGPASPSAAELNDVLDRYIAYEPTAEASNPLSWWRYTGKKNFGELSELALKDLGVVSTAVPLERAFSSAGDQFCNLRRSIDPENLNMILFLNSNWSSKP